In Piliocolobus tephrosceles isolate RC106 chromosome 5, ASM277652v3, whole genome shotgun sequence, a single genomic region encodes these proteins:
- the RMND1 gene encoding required for meiotic nuclear division protein 1 homolog isoform X2, with translation MPATLLRAVAGSHRILSKAHQCRRISHLMLKPLKEFENTTCSTLTVCENLDLFLPDKTAGGLNKSQILEMNQKKSNTSLLSPLNAARCQDEKAPLPTMKSFGTHRRVTHKPHLLGSKWFIKILKRHFSSIPTETFVPKQDFPQIKRPLKASRTRQPSRTNLPVLSVNEDLMHCTAFATADEYHLGNLSQDLASHGYVEVTNLPRDAANILVMGVENSAKEGDPGTIFFFREGAAVFWNVKDKTMKHVMKILEKHEIQPYEIALVHWENEELNYVKIEGQSKLHRGEIKLNSELDLDDAILEKFAFSNALCLSVKLAIWEASLDKFIESIQSIPEALKAGKKVKLSHEEVMQKIGELFALRHRINLSSDFLITPDFYWDRENLEGLYDKTCQFLSIARRVKLQAIKDGGTIADLIVF, from the exons ATGCCAGCCACACTCCTCAgagccgtggccggatctcatcgTATATTATCAAAAGCACATCAGTGCCGAAGAATCAGTCATCTAATGTTAAAACCACTTAAGGAATTTGAAAATACAACATGCAGCACACTGACAGTATGTGAAAACTTGGATTTGTTCCTTCCTGATAAAACAGCTGGTGGTTTGAATAAGTCTCAGATCCTGGAAATGAACCAAAAAAAGTCTAATACAAGCCTGCTCTCGCCATTAAATGCTGCTCGTTGCCAAGATGAAAAGGCACCCCTTCCAACCATGAAATCCTTTGGTACTCACAGGAGAGTGACCCACAAACCACATCTATTGGGTTCTAAatggtttataaaaatattaaagaggcATTTCTCATCTATACCAACGGAAACATTTGTTCCAAAACAAGACTTCCCACAGATCAAGAGACCACTAAAAGCATCCAGGACCAGACAGCCATCCAGGACCAACCTTCCAGTTTTGTCTGTGAATGAG GACCTAATGCACTGCACAGCATTTGCAACGGCAGATGAGTATCATCTGGGAAATCTGTCTCAAGATCTGGCCTCCCACGGATATGTTGAAGTAACAAACTTGCCTAGAG aTGCAGCAAATATTTTGGTGATGGGTGTGGAAAATTCTGCAAAGGAAGGTGATCCTGGAACGATATTCTTCTTCAG ggaaGGAGCTGCTGTGTTTTGGAATGTGAAAGACAAAACT atGAAGCATGTgatgaaaattctagaaaaacatgaaattcaGCCCTATGAAATCGCACTGGTACACTGGGAAAATGAAGAACTTAACTACGTAAAAATAGA GGGACAGTCAAAACTTCACAGGGGGGAAATCAAGTTAAATTCAGAGCTGGATTTAGATGATGCCATTCTAGAGAAGTTTGCTTTCTCCAATGCTCTCTGCCTTTCTG taaAACTGGCAATTTGGGAAGCATCACTGGATAAATTTATTGAATCTATTCAGTCAATTCCTGAG GCTTTAAAAGCTGGGAAGAAAGTGAAACTATCTCATGAAGAAGTCATGCAGAAAATCGGGGAACTCTTTGCCCTAAG gCACCGTATAAACTTGAGTTCAGACTTCTTGATTACTCCTGATTTCTACTGGGACAGAGAAAACCTGGAAGGACTTTATGATAAAACATGTCAATTCCTTAGCATTGCCCGAAGAGTTAAG CTTCAGGCCATCAAAGATGGTGGAACCATTGCTGATCTCATTGTGTTCTGA